In Elaeis guineensis isolate ETL-2024a chromosome 1, EG11, whole genome shotgun sequence, a genomic segment contains:
- the LOC105040147 gene encoding uncharacterized protein isoform X2 has translation MASAFLSLILSKAVDLLTKFRRFASPSSSSDPQNGFSEEFNQLERMLQQIRAFLHDAEEREIRDAGVELWLKELKEVAYDLEDVIDRCQYEVLQAQVEERSSREAGRKRKREQEEEVCGFNSTESVLLTKVSIPYGMADEIRKIRMRFDEISKDREALCLREEDGERRVDNTTNPPPTVHLVDHNSVYGRQHEKAKVIELLLSEVERKKIAVVPIVGKGGLGKTTLAQLVYNDPKVQKYFSLKGWICVSADFDVTRLTKAIIESVTGESCSLMELSMLQEHLKMKVGGKRLLLVLDDVWNEQQSRWDSLKLPFVGAEAVGIITTTRNDPVAKIMQTQPPFYLGYLSDDHCWPLLWHVVFGGPVANEKSNLVGIGRQIVKKCRGLPLAVKVIGGLLRYENEDHSWLNVLQSDLWELDENHEILGALKLSYNRMPSYLKPCFMYCSMFPKDHVYTEDKLVKLWMAQGYIQPRDGRSVEDIGKRYFDELHGRSFFDFFKGRLFKMHDMIHHLAEFISKKECHAVVDEKPCDIPFEVRHLYMQGSKIFMKPQSSNKTKALRTLLLSSRYQIVHTTKCPSILQNMQRLRALELDWVTIDELIDSIGNMKHLRYLYIDSGSKFPQSLCSLYNLQILDLTSSRLGELPEGLGNLVNLRYLGLSECKITSLPESVCHLHNLQTLDLKSCSDLAELPGGLGSLTSLRHLRLCESGIKRLPESICQLHNLQTLDLSRCRLLTELHTGMENLIGLCHLDIRGSGVKQLLPWIGRLAKLRWLFAHVNVRSCGVGLLKDLANLECSLCISGLRNMVNIVDAKDVNLQSKDQLQRLKLIWSHGALNYADDVDWDLKLHVSSEKINSAPADEEVEEALLECLQPHSSLTELHIKGYGGANFPRWVGDQSFSESLREISITGCDKLRSISLHNLKSLRELEINNCPQLHVLPEESLPSKLESVYIKDCMQIASVAGLYKLDSLRGLEMSNCPQLHMSPELPLSSKLETLDIRDCMQLASLVGLQNFTCLRRLHIARCPKLQIASSDHLSMIPYDVEIVDCPKMREWCNRQKIMYSQDQVLFADILTISNINEIRNHGVNNFTNLEHLCVRDCVMLDPRTDEWLPSSLQSLILVFCKFPDSLRLHQNLTVLKRLTIKDCMELKLVLGLHHLISLQNLVICDCNELQLLPNEQLPFSLESLVVKGCENLRYLPLLHQNLSSFKELQIMDCPKLRMVAGLNNLSSLQTLRISHCPEFEFLPNEWLPSIPQLVEIAHCPRLKEWCQRHHIQSIECLNSNTRETDNEEFTDNENLERQVMDCEMEDHDQNHDRDPLSDDLVRSPSQ, from the exons GGAATTCAACCAGCTGGAGAGGATGCTGCAACAGATCCGAGCTTTCCTCCATGATGCAGAGGAGAGGGAAATACGAGACGCGGGCGTCGAGCTCTGGTTGAAGGAGCTCAAGGAAGTGGCTTATGATTTGGAGGACGTGATTGACAGGTGCCAGTACGAGGTTCTGCAAGCCCAGGTGGAGGAGAGGAGCTCAAGGGAGGCGGGCCGAAAGAGAAAGCGAGAGCAGGAGGAGGAGGTATGTGGCTTCAACTCTACTGAATCCGTGTTATTAACCAAAGTTTCAATTCCATATGGCATGGCGGATGAAATCAGGAAGATTAGGATGAGGTTTGATGAGATATCCAAGGATAGGGAAGCCCTCTGCTTGAGAGAGGAGGATGGAGAAAGAAGAGTTGATAACACTACGAACCCACCACCAACTGTCCACTTGGTGGATCACAACAGTGTTTATGGTAGACAGCATGAGAAAGCAAAGGTTATTGAGCTATTGTTATCTGAGGTTGAGCGAAAAAAAATTGCTGTGGTTCCGATTGTTGGCAAGGGTGGGCTTGGAAAGACCACCCTTGCTCAATTGGTTTACAATGATCCGAAGGTACAAAAATATTTCAGTCTAAAGGGATGGATTTGTGTCTCGGCGGATTTTGATGTTACCAGGCTAACAAAGGCAATCATTGAGTCTGTGACGGGGGAATCATGCAGTCTTATGGAACTAAGCATGCTTCAAGAGCATCTTAAGATGAAAGTGGGGGGAAAGCGATTGTTGCTTGTGCTTGATGATGTGTGGAATGAACAACAGAGTCGCTGGGATTCCTTGAAACTcccttttgttggtgcagaagccGTAGGAATTATCACGACCACTAGAAATGATCCGGTTGCTAAGATCATGCAGACCCAGCCACCTTTTTACCTTGGCTACCTCTCTGATGATCATTGTTGGCCACTGTTGTGGCATGTGGTATTTGGTGGTCCAGTTGccaatgagaaatcaaatttggtgGGAATTGGCAGGCAGATTGTCAAGAAGTGTCGCGGCTTGCCATTGGCCGTGAAGGTAATTGGAGGCCTTCTACGGTACGAGAATGAAGACCATAGTTGGCTGAACGTTCTGCAAAGTGATCTTTGGGAATTAGATGAGAATCATGAAATTTTGGGAGCTCTGAAGTTAAGCTACAACCGCATGCCTAGTTATCTCAAACCTTGTTTCATGTACTGTTCCATGTTTCCCAAGGACCATGTTTACACTGAAGATAAATTAGTCAAGCTGTGGATGGCACAAGGCTACATACAACCTAGAGATGGAAGAAGTGTGGAAGACATTGGTAAAAGATATTTTGATGAGTTGCATGGAAGatccttctttgatttcttcaaagGCAGATTGTTTAAGATGCATGATATGATACATCATCTGGCAGAATTTATTTCTAAGAAAGAGTGTCATGCAGTAGTTGATGAGAAGCCATGTGATATCCCATTTGAAGTACGCCATTTGTACATGCAGGGCAGCAAGATATTCATGAAACCACAGTCCTCTAACAAAACCAAGGCCCTGCGGACATTATTATTATCGAGCCGATATCAAATTGTTCACACAACCAAATGTCCTTCAATTCTACAAAACATGCAGCGATTGAGGGCTTTGGAATTGGATTGGGTAACCATAGATGAATTGATAGATTCAATTGGCAACATGAAACACCTGCGCTATTTGTACATCGATTCGGGGTCAAAGTTCCCTCAATCATTATGTTCCCTTTACAACTTACAGATACTGGATCTCACATCTTCAAGACTTGGAGAGTTACCAGAAGGCCTAGGAAACCTTGTCAACCTTCGATACCTTGGTCTCTCAGAATGCAAAATTACTAGTTTGCCAGAATCAGTGTGTCACCTGCACAACCTTCAAACTTTGGATCTAAAGAGCTGCTCTGATCTTGCTGAGTTACCAGGAGGGCTAGGAAGCCTTACTAGCCTCAGGCATCTTCGACTCTGTGAAAGTGGTATTAAAAGGCTACCTGAATCGATATGCCAGCTTCACAACCTCCAGACATTAGACTTGTCGAGATGCAGACTTCTTACAGAGCTACACACCGGCATGGAAAACCTTATTGGCCTCTGCCACCTGGATATCCGGGGTTCTGGAGTTAAACAGCTGTTGCCTTGGATTGGGAGACTGGCAAAGCTACGGTGGCTGTTTGCGCATGTTAATGTAAGAAGTTGTGGCGTGGGACTGTTGAAAGACTTGGCAAACCTAGAATGTAGTCTCTGCATCTCAGGGCTCAGGAACATGGTGAACATAGTGGATGCCAAGGATGTGAATCTTCAAAGTAAGGATCAACTTCAGAGATTGAAACTGATATGGAGTCATGGGGCTTTGAATTATGCAGATGATGTTGACTGGGACCTGAAACTTCATGTCAGTTCAGAGAAAATTAATAGTGCACCAGCGGATGAAGAGGTGGAGGAAGCCTTGCTGGAGTGCCTCCAACCTCACAGCAGCCTCACAGAGCTTCACATAAAAGGGTATGGTGGTGCTAACTTTCCGAGATGGGTGGGGGATCAATCCTTCTCTGAGTCACTCCGGGAAATCTCTATAACTGGATGCGATAAGCTGCGATCCATTTCGCTGCACAATCTCAAGTCCCTTAGAGAATTGGAGATAAACAACTGTCCTCAACTTCATGTCTTGCCAGAGGAATCATTGCCATCCAAGCTTGAATCTGTGTATATCAAGGATTGCATGCAGATCGCATCAGTGGCAGGGTTGTACAAACTTGATTCCCTACGGGGGTTGGAGATGAGCAACTGTCCTCAACTCCACATGTCACCAGAGCTGCCATTGTCATCCAAGCTTGAAACTCTGGATATTAGGGATTGCATGCAGCTTGCATCATTGGTGGGATTGCAAAATTTTACTTGTTTAAGGAGGCTACATATAGCACGATGTCCGAAACTCCAAATTGCATCAAGTGACCATCTTTCGATGATACCTTACGATGTGGAAATTGTTGATTGCCCCAAGATGAGGGAGTGGTGCAATAGACAAAAGATCATGTACTCTCAG GACCAGGTTTTATTTGCTGACATTCTGACCATATCAAACATCAACGAGATCAGAAACCATGGGGTCAACAATTTTACCAATCTTGAACATCTTTGTGTAAGGGACTGCGTTATGTTGGATCCTCGAACAGACGAGTGGCTACCATCATCACTTCAATCGTTGATACTTGTTTTCTGTAAGTTTCCAGATTCCCTTCGCCTGCACCAGAACCTCACTGTGCTTAAGAGGTTGACAATAAAGGACTGCATGGAGCTGAAATTGGTGCTTGGCCTGCATCACCTCATCTCTCTCCAGAACTTGGTTATATGTGACTGTAACGAACTCCAGCTCCTGCCAAATGAGCAGCTGCCATTCTCGCTCGAGTCATTGGTAGTTAAAGGCTGCGAGAACCTAAGATACCTTCCGTTGCTGCATCAGAACCTATCTTCATTCAAGGAGCTTCAGATAATGGATTGCCCCAAGCTCAGAATGGTGGCAGGGCTGAACAACCTTTCCTCTCTACAGACCTTAAGAATAAGTCATTGCCCTGAATTTGAGTTCTTGCCAAATGAATGGCTGCCATCCATTCCCCAACTCGTGGAAATTGCTCATTGCCCAAGGCTGAAGGAGTGGTGCCAAAGACATCACATCCAAAGCATCGAG TGTCTCAACAGCAATACTAGGGAAACAGATAATGAAGAATTTACTGACAATGAAAATCTGGAGCGGCAAGTGATGGATTGTGAGATGGAAGATCATGACCAGAATCATGATCGGGATCCGTTAAGCGATGATCTTGTTCGGTCACCATCACAATGA
- the LOC105040147 gene encoding uncharacterized protein isoform X1: MASAFLSLILSKAVDLLTKFRRFASPSSSSDPQNGFSEEFNQLERMLQQIRAFLHDAEEREIRDAGVELWLKELKEVAYDLEDVIDRCQYEVLQAQVEERSSREAGRKRKREQEEEVCGFNSTESVLLTKVSIPYGMADEIRKIRMRFDEISKDREALCLREEDGERRVDNTTNPPPTVHLVDHNSVYGRQHEKAKVIELLLSEVERKKIAVVPIVGKGGLGKTTLAQLVYNDPKVQKYFSLKGWICVSADFDVTRLTKAIIESVTGESCSLMELSMLQEHLKMKVGGKRLLLVLDDVWNEQQSRWDSLKLPFVGAEAVGIITTTRNDPVAKIMQTQPPFYLGYLSDDHCWPLLWHVVFGGPVANEKSNLVGIGRQIVKKCRGLPLAVKVIGGLLRYENEDHSWLNVLQSDLWELDENHEILGALKLSYNRMPSYLKPCFMYCSMFPKDHVYTEDKLVKLWMAQGYIQPRDGRSVEDIGKRYFDELHGRSFFDFFKGRLFKMHDMIHHLAEFISKKECHAVVDEKPCDIPFEVRHLYMQGSKIFMKPQSSNKTKALRTLLLSSRYQIVHTTKCPSILQNMQRLRALELDWVTIDELIDSIGNMKHLRYLYIDSGSKFPQSLCSLYNLQILDLTSSRLGELPEGLGNLVNLRYLGLSECKITSLPESVCHLHNLQTLDLKSCSDLAELPGGLGSLTSLRHLRLCESGIKRLPESICQLHNLQTLDLSRCRLLTELHTGMENLIGLCHLDIRGSGVKQLLPWIGRLAKLRWLFAHVNVRSCGVGLLKDLANLECSLCISGLRNMVNIVDAKDVNLQSKDQLQRLKLIWSHGALNYADDVDWDLKLHVSSEKINSAPADEEVEEALLECLQPHSSLTELHIKGYGGANFPRWVGDQSFSESLREISITGCDKLRSISLHNLKSLRELEINNCPQLHVLPEESLPSKLESVYIKDCMQIASVAGLYKLDSLRGLEMSNCPQLHMSPELPLSSKLETLDIRDCMQLASLVGLQNFTCLRRLHIARCPKLQIASSDHLSMIPYDVEIVDCPKMREWCNRQKIMYSQDQVLFADILTISNINEIRNHGVNNFTNLEHLCVRDCVMLDPRTDEWLPSSLQSLILVFCKFPDSLRLHQNLTVLKRLTIKDCMELKLVLGLHHLISLQNLVICDCNELQLLPNEQLPFSLESLVVKGCENLRYLPLLHQNLSSFKELQIMDCPKLRMVAGLNNLSSLQTLRISHCPEFEFLPNEWLPSIPQLVEIAHCPRLKEWCQRHHIQSIEVNNQVSASLQSQIVDRCSAPLKLVKLTTSYLPKKKNCTNCSLSHVSLQCLNSNTRETDNEEFTDNENLERQVMDCEMEDHDQNHDRDPLSDDLVRSPSQ, from the exons GGAATTCAACCAGCTGGAGAGGATGCTGCAACAGATCCGAGCTTTCCTCCATGATGCAGAGGAGAGGGAAATACGAGACGCGGGCGTCGAGCTCTGGTTGAAGGAGCTCAAGGAAGTGGCTTATGATTTGGAGGACGTGATTGACAGGTGCCAGTACGAGGTTCTGCAAGCCCAGGTGGAGGAGAGGAGCTCAAGGGAGGCGGGCCGAAAGAGAAAGCGAGAGCAGGAGGAGGAGGTATGTGGCTTCAACTCTACTGAATCCGTGTTATTAACCAAAGTTTCAATTCCATATGGCATGGCGGATGAAATCAGGAAGATTAGGATGAGGTTTGATGAGATATCCAAGGATAGGGAAGCCCTCTGCTTGAGAGAGGAGGATGGAGAAAGAAGAGTTGATAACACTACGAACCCACCACCAACTGTCCACTTGGTGGATCACAACAGTGTTTATGGTAGACAGCATGAGAAAGCAAAGGTTATTGAGCTATTGTTATCTGAGGTTGAGCGAAAAAAAATTGCTGTGGTTCCGATTGTTGGCAAGGGTGGGCTTGGAAAGACCACCCTTGCTCAATTGGTTTACAATGATCCGAAGGTACAAAAATATTTCAGTCTAAAGGGATGGATTTGTGTCTCGGCGGATTTTGATGTTACCAGGCTAACAAAGGCAATCATTGAGTCTGTGACGGGGGAATCATGCAGTCTTATGGAACTAAGCATGCTTCAAGAGCATCTTAAGATGAAAGTGGGGGGAAAGCGATTGTTGCTTGTGCTTGATGATGTGTGGAATGAACAACAGAGTCGCTGGGATTCCTTGAAACTcccttttgttggtgcagaagccGTAGGAATTATCACGACCACTAGAAATGATCCGGTTGCTAAGATCATGCAGACCCAGCCACCTTTTTACCTTGGCTACCTCTCTGATGATCATTGTTGGCCACTGTTGTGGCATGTGGTATTTGGTGGTCCAGTTGccaatgagaaatcaaatttggtgGGAATTGGCAGGCAGATTGTCAAGAAGTGTCGCGGCTTGCCATTGGCCGTGAAGGTAATTGGAGGCCTTCTACGGTACGAGAATGAAGACCATAGTTGGCTGAACGTTCTGCAAAGTGATCTTTGGGAATTAGATGAGAATCATGAAATTTTGGGAGCTCTGAAGTTAAGCTACAACCGCATGCCTAGTTATCTCAAACCTTGTTTCATGTACTGTTCCATGTTTCCCAAGGACCATGTTTACACTGAAGATAAATTAGTCAAGCTGTGGATGGCACAAGGCTACATACAACCTAGAGATGGAAGAAGTGTGGAAGACATTGGTAAAAGATATTTTGATGAGTTGCATGGAAGatccttctttgatttcttcaaagGCAGATTGTTTAAGATGCATGATATGATACATCATCTGGCAGAATTTATTTCTAAGAAAGAGTGTCATGCAGTAGTTGATGAGAAGCCATGTGATATCCCATTTGAAGTACGCCATTTGTACATGCAGGGCAGCAAGATATTCATGAAACCACAGTCCTCTAACAAAACCAAGGCCCTGCGGACATTATTATTATCGAGCCGATATCAAATTGTTCACACAACCAAATGTCCTTCAATTCTACAAAACATGCAGCGATTGAGGGCTTTGGAATTGGATTGGGTAACCATAGATGAATTGATAGATTCAATTGGCAACATGAAACACCTGCGCTATTTGTACATCGATTCGGGGTCAAAGTTCCCTCAATCATTATGTTCCCTTTACAACTTACAGATACTGGATCTCACATCTTCAAGACTTGGAGAGTTACCAGAAGGCCTAGGAAACCTTGTCAACCTTCGATACCTTGGTCTCTCAGAATGCAAAATTACTAGTTTGCCAGAATCAGTGTGTCACCTGCACAACCTTCAAACTTTGGATCTAAAGAGCTGCTCTGATCTTGCTGAGTTACCAGGAGGGCTAGGAAGCCTTACTAGCCTCAGGCATCTTCGACTCTGTGAAAGTGGTATTAAAAGGCTACCTGAATCGATATGCCAGCTTCACAACCTCCAGACATTAGACTTGTCGAGATGCAGACTTCTTACAGAGCTACACACCGGCATGGAAAACCTTATTGGCCTCTGCCACCTGGATATCCGGGGTTCTGGAGTTAAACAGCTGTTGCCTTGGATTGGGAGACTGGCAAAGCTACGGTGGCTGTTTGCGCATGTTAATGTAAGAAGTTGTGGCGTGGGACTGTTGAAAGACTTGGCAAACCTAGAATGTAGTCTCTGCATCTCAGGGCTCAGGAACATGGTGAACATAGTGGATGCCAAGGATGTGAATCTTCAAAGTAAGGATCAACTTCAGAGATTGAAACTGATATGGAGTCATGGGGCTTTGAATTATGCAGATGATGTTGACTGGGACCTGAAACTTCATGTCAGTTCAGAGAAAATTAATAGTGCACCAGCGGATGAAGAGGTGGAGGAAGCCTTGCTGGAGTGCCTCCAACCTCACAGCAGCCTCACAGAGCTTCACATAAAAGGGTATGGTGGTGCTAACTTTCCGAGATGGGTGGGGGATCAATCCTTCTCTGAGTCACTCCGGGAAATCTCTATAACTGGATGCGATAAGCTGCGATCCATTTCGCTGCACAATCTCAAGTCCCTTAGAGAATTGGAGATAAACAACTGTCCTCAACTTCATGTCTTGCCAGAGGAATCATTGCCATCCAAGCTTGAATCTGTGTATATCAAGGATTGCATGCAGATCGCATCAGTGGCAGGGTTGTACAAACTTGATTCCCTACGGGGGTTGGAGATGAGCAACTGTCCTCAACTCCACATGTCACCAGAGCTGCCATTGTCATCCAAGCTTGAAACTCTGGATATTAGGGATTGCATGCAGCTTGCATCATTGGTGGGATTGCAAAATTTTACTTGTTTAAGGAGGCTACATATAGCACGATGTCCGAAACTCCAAATTGCATCAAGTGACCATCTTTCGATGATACCTTACGATGTGGAAATTGTTGATTGCCCCAAGATGAGGGAGTGGTGCAATAGACAAAAGATCATGTACTCTCAG GACCAGGTTTTATTTGCTGACATTCTGACCATATCAAACATCAACGAGATCAGAAACCATGGGGTCAACAATTTTACCAATCTTGAACATCTTTGTGTAAGGGACTGCGTTATGTTGGATCCTCGAACAGACGAGTGGCTACCATCATCACTTCAATCGTTGATACTTGTTTTCTGTAAGTTTCCAGATTCCCTTCGCCTGCACCAGAACCTCACTGTGCTTAAGAGGTTGACAATAAAGGACTGCATGGAGCTGAAATTGGTGCTTGGCCTGCATCACCTCATCTCTCTCCAGAACTTGGTTATATGTGACTGTAACGAACTCCAGCTCCTGCCAAATGAGCAGCTGCCATTCTCGCTCGAGTCATTGGTAGTTAAAGGCTGCGAGAACCTAAGATACCTTCCGTTGCTGCATCAGAACCTATCTTCATTCAAGGAGCTTCAGATAATGGATTGCCCCAAGCTCAGAATGGTGGCAGGGCTGAACAACCTTTCCTCTCTACAGACCTTAAGAATAAGTCATTGCCCTGAATTTGAGTTCTTGCCAAATGAATGGCTGCCATCCATTCCCCAACTCGTGGAAATTGCTCATTGCCCAAGGCTGAAGGAGTGGTGCCAAAGACATCACATCCAAAGCATCGAGGTAAATAACCAAGTCTCAGCTTCACTACAATCACAGATTGTTGACCGTTGTTCTGCACCACTTAAATTGGTTAAACTTACAACAAGCTATCTGCCAAAGAAAAAGAATTGCACCAACTGCTCCCTTTCTCATGTTTCTTTGCAGTGTCTCAACAGCAATACTAGGGAAACAGATAATGAAGAATTTACTGACAATGAAAATCTGGAGCGGCAAGTGATGGATTGTGAGATGGAAGATCATGACCAGAATCATGATCGGGATCCGTTAAGCGATGATCTTGTTCGGTCACCATCACAATGA